Proteins found in one Arachis stenosperma cultivar V10309 chromosome 8, arast.V10309.gnm1.PFL2, whole genome shotgun sequence genomic segment:
- the LOC130944260 gene encoding D-amino-acid transaminase, chloroplastic-like: MESTTLSHSPSELGDHSDLTVHVFNSSSELLEKLHQRWSTVEKKPYPAMYSSIYGGIILDPAMMVIPIDDHMVHRGHGVFDTAIILDGYLYELDVHLDRILRSAAKAKISLPFPRSTLRSILIQLSAVSKCKQGTLRYWLSAGPGNFLLSSSGCPTPAFYAVVIDDDFSQCKEGVKVITSTVAMKPPLFATMKNVNYLPNVLSVMEAEEKGAFASIWVDEAGYIAEGPNVNVAFITQEKELLMPLFDNILHGCTAKRLLELAPQLVEQGILKGVTTKNVTLEEAKGAAEMMYVGSTLPLLPIIMWDDQPIGKGQVGELTMALSDLLWNDMVAGPDTKRIPVPYIE, translated from the exons ATGGAGTCCACTACCCTCTCCCATAGCCCCTCAG AGCTTGGAGATCACAGTGATCTTACAGTTCATGTGTTCAATTCATCATCTGAG TTGCTTGAAAAGCTTCATCAAAGATGGAGCACAGTGGAGAAAAAACCATACCCGGCTATGTATTCTAGCATATATGGAGGGATCATACTTGATCCAGCTATGATGGTAATCCCGATCGATGATCACATGGTACATAGAGGCCATGGTGTGTTTGATACAGCCATTATTTTAGATGG ATACCTCTATGAGTTGGATGTACACCTCGACCGCATCCTCAGATCGGCCGCCAAAGCAAAGATATCCTTGCCTTTTCCTCGGTCAACGCTTCGCAGCATTCTTATACAGCTAAGTGCAGTCTCAAAATGCAAGCAGGGGACTCTAAGATACTGGCTAAGTGCAGGCCCTGGTAATTTCTTGCTCTCATCATCAGGGTGTCCAACACCTGCATTCTATGCAGTTGTCATTGACGACGATTTTTCCCAGTGCAAAGAAGGAGTTAAAGTGATCACTTCTACAGTGGCAATGAAACCACCTCTGTTTGCCACAATGAAGAATGTGAACTATCTTCCCAATGTCCTTTCAGTAATGGAAGCTGAAGAGAAAGGAGCATTTGCTTCCATTTGGGTTGATGAGGCAGGTTATATAGCCGAAGGTCCAAATGTGAATGTTGCTTTTATAACTCAAGAAAAGGAACTACTCATGCCATTGTTTGATAATATTTTACATGGTTGCACCGCTAAGAGGCTTCTAGAACTCGCTCCGCAGTTGGTGGAGCAAGGGATTCTGAAAGGGGTAACAACCAAGAATGTGACTTTGGAGGAAGCTAAAGGTGCTGCTGAAATGATGTATGTGGGAAGCACACTTCCTCTGTTGCCCATCATCATGTGGGATGATCAACCCATTGGCAAAG GACAAGTTGGGGAATTAACAATGGCACTCTCTGATTTGCTATGGAATGATATGGTAGCAGGCCCAGACACAAAGAGAATACCAGTTCCATACATTGAGTGA